From Streptomyces sp. TLI_105, the proteins below share one genomic window:
- a CDS encoding BTAD domain-containing putative transcriptional regulator, giving the protein MRYSVLGPTLARLPDGTDVPVGGPRVRALLTVLALRAGRVVPVSDLVDEVWHGDEPPADAPAALQALVGRLRRALGRDRVVSAEGGYRLDARPEDVDVRRFERLAAEGLAALGGADPARAAALLDEALGLWRGPAFADLPDRDAEAARWEARRLDARRARLDAALALGGAAAALPELTALCAAHPLDEPLQALRIRALRDTGRAAEALAAYESVRRALATRLGTDPSPALRALHAELLAPEPPRAPLRGNLRARLTSFVGRDEEIALVRDDLRGARLVTLLGPGGAGKTRLSQEAAERGTEDWPDGAWVAELAPVRDPEAVPEAVLAAVGARETVLRGAGAEELRGGGDPLARLVEHCSGRRMLLLLDNCEHLVGAAAELAEALLARCPELRVLATSREPLGVPGETLRPLGPLPTGMALRLLGERGAAVRPGFRVEGDPVAAGEVVRRLDGLPLAIELAAARLRMLTLRQIADRLDDRFRLLTSGARTVLPRQQTLRAVVDWSWDLLDGAERAVLRRLSVFTGGCDLEAAEAVCAGEPHVAEPPAPEPRPAAPSAPQPHVAEPRAGEQPAPVLDLLGALVDKSLVVAAPGEAGMRFRLLETVAEYAGERLDEAGERAGTERRHLTYYRELARRTDPELRGSGQAGAIARFGTEYGNIRTALRRAVDAREEDEALLLVHSLLWYWQMRDLRADALYWAESVAALGPDPFGTPAAPVVPLYEPCTATPPPLSEEQRWEARRGVRLIELINMDYETGRWLTPAGVERLRRINAIYPPGLPQTCRLPGSFTVFAVLLMGEPGRMGEALEAHVGACRRHGDEWELAHALQLRANMMANRGDLAERASADAEESLEIFVRLGDAWGAAEALSSRAEARERRLEFEGAAQDFADAIAYAERIGAQSQMALLRARYADMLIETGRGEEAERILREVVEGEHGRGHEPMLAGRIFLGLLLGRTGRTAEAREQLERLLDEFRSDSLFSSDTFSIFEGFALGSLAWVYNLEERYDTAFTLSRRAYGRSLGGLSLMVAPQMPAIHLITAAWALAGLGGPRARTAAVLLGGYEGLLPPGHLAPPMERENLARATELCRSALGDGEFEAAYAEGGGLSLEEAAALLGRAADAISERAES; this is encoded by the coding sequence GTGCGTTACTCCGTGCTCGGCCCGACCCTCGCCCGCCTCCCCGACGGCACCGACGTGCCCGTCGGCGGTCCCCGGGTCCGTGCGCTGCTCACCGTCCTCGCCCTGCGGGCCGGCCGGGTCGTTCCCGTGTCCGATCTCGTCGACGAGGTGTGGCACGGCGACGAGCCGCCCGCGGACGCCCCCGCCGCGCTCCAGGCCCTCGTCGGGCGGCTCCGCAGGGCCCTCGGCCGGGACCGCGTGGTCTCCGCCGAGGGCGGTTACCGGCTGGACGCCCGGCCCGAGGACGTGGACGTCCGCCGCTTCGAGCGCCTCGCCGCCGAGGGCCTGGCCGCGCTCGGCGGAGCCGATCCCGCACGCGCCGCCGCCCTCCTCGACGAGGCCCTCGGGCTCTGGCGCGGGCCGGCCTTCGCCGATCTGCCGGACCGGGACGCGGAGGCCGCCCGCTGGGAGGCCCGCCGGCTCGACGCCCGCCGGGCGAGGCTCGACGCCGCCCTCGCGCTCGGCGGAGCCGCGGCCGCCCTCCCCGAACTCACCGCCCTCTGCGCCGCCCACCCCCTCGACGAACCCCTCCAGGCCCTCCGGATCCGCGCCCTGCGGGACACCGGCCGGGCCGCCGAGGCCCTCGCCGCGTACGAGTCGGTCCGCCGCGCCCTCGCCACCCGCCTGGGCACGGACCCGTCGCCCGCCCTGCGCGCCCTCCACGCCGAGCTGCTGGCCCCGGAGCCCCCGCGCGCCCCCCTCCGGGGCAACCTGCGCGCCCGGCTCACCAGTTTCGTCGGCCGCGACGAGGAGATCGCCCTGGTGCGGGACGACCTGCGCGGCGCGCGGCTCGTGACGCTGCTCGGGCCCGGAGGCGCCGGGAAGACCCGGCTCTCGCAGGAGGCGGCCGAGCGGGGGACCGAGGACTGGCCGGACGGCGCCTGGGTGGCGGAGCTCGCTCCCGTACGGGACCCCGAGGCCGTGCCCGAGGCGGTGCTCGCGGCCGTCGGCGCCCGCGAGACCGTGCTCCGCGGCGCCGGAGCCGAGGAGCTGCGGGGCGGCGGCGACCCGCTCGCCCGGCTCGTCGAGCACTGCTCCGGGCGCCGGATGCTGCTCCTCCTCGACAACTGCGAGCACCTCGTCGGCGCGGCCGCCGAACTGGCCGAGGCGCTGCTCGCCCGCTGCCCCGAGCTCCGGGTGCTCGCGACGAGCCGGGAGCCGCTGGGCGTCCCGGGGGAGACGCTCCGGCCCCTCGGCCCGCTGCCGACCGGGATGGCCCTGCGGCTGCTTGGCGAGCGCGGCGCGGCGGTCCGTCCGGGGTTCCGCGTCGAGGGCGACCCGGTCGCGGCGGGCGAGGTCGTGCGGCGCCTCGACGGTCTGCCGCTGGCCATCGAACTGGCGGCGGCCCGGCTGCGGATGCTGACCTTGCGTCAGATCGCGGACCGGCTCGACGACCGCTTCCGGCTGCTGACGTCGGGCGCGCGGACGGTACTGCCCCGGCAGCAGACCCTGCGGGCGGTCGTCGACTGGTCCTGGGACCTCCTGGACGGGGCCGAACGGGCCGTCCTGCGCCGGCTCTCGGTCTTCACGGGCGGCTGCGACCTGGAGGCGGCGGAGGCCGTCTGCGCGGGCGAGCCCCACGTCGCCGAGCCGCCCGCCCCCGAGCCCCGCCCGGCCGCACCCTCCGCCCCCCAGCCCCACGTCGCCGAGCCGCGCGCCGGCGAGCAGCCGGCGCCCGTCCTCGACCTCCTCGGCGCCCTCGTCGACAAGTCGCTCGTCGTCGCCGCGCCCGGTGAGGCCGGCATGCGGTTCCGGCTCCTGGAGACCGTCGCCGAGTACGCCGGGGAGCGGCTCGACGAGGCGGGGGAGCGGGCCGGCACCGAGCGCCGGCACCTCACGTACTACCGCGAACTCGCCCGCCGCACCGACCCCGAGCTGCGCGGTTCCGGGCAGGCCGGGGCCATCGCCCGGTTCGGCACCGAGTACGGGAACATCCGTACCGCCCTGCGCCGGGCCGTCGACGCCCGGGAGGAGGACGAGGCGCTGCTCCTCGTCCACTCCCTGCTCTGGTACTGGCAGATGCGCGACCTGCGCGCCGACGCGCTGTACTGGGCGGAGTCCGTCGCCGCGCTCGGCCCCGACCCGTTCGGGACGCCCGCCGCCCCCGTCGTACCGCTGTACGAGCCCTGCACCGCCACGCCTCCGCCGCTCTCCGAGGAGCAGCGCTGGGAGGCCCGGCGCGGCGTGCGGCTGATCGAGCTGATCAACATGGACTACGAGACCGGCCGCTGGCTGACCCCCGCCGGCGTCGAGCGGCTGCGGCGGATCAACGCGATCTATCCGCCGGGGCTCCCGCAGACCTGCCGGCTGCCCGGCTCCTTCACGGTCTTCGCGGTCCTCCTCATGGGCGAACCGGGCCGCATGGGCGAGGCCCTGGAGGCGCACGTCGGCGCCTGCCGCCGGCACGGCGACGAGTGGGAGCTCGCCCACGCCCTCCAGCTGCGCGCCAACATGATGGCCAACCGGGGCGACCTGGCCGAGCGGGCGAGCGCCGACGCGGAGGAGAGCCTGGAGATCTTCGTCCGCCTCGGGGACGCCTGGGGCGCGGCCGAGGCGCTGTCCTCGCGCGCCGAGGCCCGGGAGCGACGCCTCGAGTTCGAGGGCGCGGCCCAGGACTTCGCCGACGCCATCGCGTACGCGGAGCGGATCGGCGCCCAGTCCCAGATGGCCCTGCTGCGCGCCCGCTACGCCGACATGCTGATCGAGACCGGCCGCGGCGAGGAGGCGGAGCGGATCCTGCGCGAGGTGGTGGAGGGCGAGCACGGGCGCGGCCACGAGCCGATGCTGGCCGGGCGGATCTTCCTGGGGCTGCTGCTCGGCCGGACCGGCCGGACGGCCGAGGCGCGCGAGCAACTGGAGCGGCTGCTCGACGAGTTCCGCTCCGACAGCCTCTTCAGCTCCGATACGTTCTCCATCTTCGAGGGCTTCGCGCTCGGCAGCCTGGCCTGGGTGTACAACCTCGAGGAGCGGTACGACACGGCGTTCACGCTGTCCCGGCGGGCGTACGGGCGCTCCCTCGGCGGCCTGTCGCTGATGGTCGCCCCGCAGATGCCGGCGATCCATCTGATCACCGCGGCCTGGGCGCTCGCCGGGCTCGGCGGCCCCCGTGCCCGTACCGCCGCGGTCCTGCTCGGCGGGTACGAGGGGCTGCTGCCGCCGGGGCACCTGGCGCCGCCCATGGAGCGGGAGAACCTGGCGCGGGCGACGGAGCTGTGCCGGTCGGCGCTCGGGGACGGGGAGTTCGAGGCGGCATACGCGGAGGGCGGCGGCCTCTCCTTGGAGGAGGCCGCCGCCCTGCTCGGTCGCGCCGCCGACGCGATCAGTGAGCGCGCCGAGTCATGA
- a CDS encoding DUF1330 domain-containing protein, giving the protein MTASAIADVQLTGDAEEPAECRSKVVATPEPYGGRYLARGGDIDVVEGAWTPGQIVPVESPGVAAARARNESVEHQAIAPPRIGRVASTTPGKRCSRSGARQESSRCLPSWRVAAAPKSKPPQACSASLTGPGRTPGPPPRTGTAASRSTG; this is encoded by the coding sequence ATGACCGCTTCTGCGATCGCGGACGTGCAACTCACCGGAGATGCCGAGGAACCGGCCGAGTGCCGCTCGAAGGTCGTCGCGACGCCGGAGCCGTACGGTGGCAGGTACCTGGCCCGGGGCGGCGACATCGACGTGGTGGAGGGCGCCTGGACGCCTGGGCAGATCGTGCCGGTGGAGTCTCCGGGCGTGGCTGCCGCGCGGGCGCGGAACGAATCGGTGGAGCACCAGGCGATCGCTCCGCCGCGGATCGGCCGGGTGGCGTCGACCACGCCGGGAAAGCGGTGCTCCAGGTCCGGTGCCCGCCAGGAGAGCAGCCGGTGCCTGCCCTCCTGGCGCGTGGCGGCGGCGCCGAAGTCGAAGCCGCCGCAGGCGTGTTCCGCATCGCTTACCGGACCTGGCAGAACTCCGGGGCCTCCTCCCAGAACCGGAACAGCTGCGAGCCGCAGTACCGGCTGA
- a CDS encoding site-2 protease family protein → MTTATTRHHERRISPVFLAILAVMAVTGWAVWTGFAASPGLAVFLFVTSAWVVSLCLHEYAHARTALYGGDITVGAKGYLTLNPLAYTHAVLSVVLPVLFVIMGGIGLPGGAVFIEQGRIRGRWKHSLISAAGPLANVLFALVCTAPFWLGALDGVPLVFRFALAFLAFLQVTAALLNLLPVPGLDGYGVVEPWLSYKVKRQIEPYAPYGFFIVIALLFVPAVNGAFFDAIDALMRSLGVPELSRYCGSQLFRFWEEAPEFCQVR, encoded by the coding sequence ATGACCACGGCCACCACCCGGCACCACGAGCGGCGGATCAGCCCCGTCTTCCTGGCGATCCTCGCCGTCATGGCCGTCACCGGGTGGGCGGTGTGGACGGGCTTCGCGGCCTCGCCCGGCCTCGCGGTGTTCCTCTTCGTGACCTCGGCGTGGGTCGTGTCGCTCTGTCTGCACGAGTACGCGCACGCCCGGACGGCCCTGTACGGCGGGGACATCACGGTGGGCGCGAAGGGCTATCTGACCCTGAATCCGCTCGCGTACACGCACGCCGTGCTGAGCGTCGTCCTGCCGGTGCTGTTCGTGATCATGGGTGGGATCGGCCTGCCGGGCGGCGCGGTCTTCATCGAGCAGGGCCGGATCAGGGGCCGCTGGAAGCACAGCCTGATCTCGGCGGCGGGCCCCTTGGCCAATGTGCTCTTCGCGCTCGTCTGCACGGCGCCGTTCTGGCTGGGCGCGCTCGACGGCGTGCCGCTCGTCTTCCGGTTCGCGCTGGCGTTCCTGGCGTTCCTCCAGGTGACGGCCGCGCTCCTGAACCTCCTGCCGGTGCCGGGGCTCGACGGCTACGGCGTGGTGGAGCCCTGGCTGTCGTACAAGGTGAAGCGGCAGATCGAGCCGTACGCGCCGTACGGCTTCTTCATCGTGATCGCGCTGCTGTTCGTGCCGGCGGTCAACGGCGCCTTCTTCGACGCGATCGACGCCCTGATGCGCTCCCTCGGGGTGCCGGAGCTCAGCCGGTACTGCGGCTCGCAGCTGTTCCGGTTCTGGGAGGAGGCCCCGGAGTTCTGCCAGGTCCGGTAA